In Allocoprobacillus halotolerans, a genomic segment contains:
- the aroD gene encoding type I 3-dehydroquinate dehydratase, which translates to MKICQVRQLKIGEGKPKICVPIVETSTSSIIQQVQQLQSYTLDLIELRIDFYQDIHDLDKVQDLLQQIRQLTQYPILFTYRSLKEGGHIQLSDQEYLSLIQVACQSQCVDIVDIEIESGNVLVYQLVEIAHENGIKVLMSNHDFEKTPDVMEMKKRIESMEILGADICKMAVMPNSYKDVIHLLNTTIEMSQRLNRPLVTMSMGSMGKISRIVGELTGSVITFASVGQTSAPGQIALEDMQTLLEVIHHD; encoded by the coding sequence ATGAAAATATGTCAAGTACGACAATTGAAGATAGGTGAGGGAAAACCTAAAATATGTGTTCCCATTGTTGAAACATCAACATCTTCAATTATTCAACAAGTACAACAGTTACAATCATATACATTGGATTTGATTGAACTACGTATTGATTTTTATCAGGATATACATGATTTAGATAAAGTTCAAGACTTATTACAACAAATCAGACAATTAACGCAATATCCTATATTATTCACTTATCGTTCTTTAAAAGAAGGAGGACACATTCAACTTAGTGATCAGGAATATTTATCATTGATACAGGTTGCTTGTCAAAGTCAATGTGTTGATATAGTTGATATTGAAATAGAAAGTGGTAATGTCCTTGTTTATCAGCTTGTTGAAATTGCTCATGAAAATGGTATAAAAGTATTGATGTCTAACCATGATTTTGAAAAAACACCGGATGTTATGGAAATGAAAAAACGAATAGAAAGTATGGAAATTCTAGGTGCTGATATTTGTAAGATGGCAGTCATGCCAAATAGTTATAAAGATGTGATTCATTTATTAAATACAACAATAGAAATGTCCCAAAGATTAAACAGACCACTTGTGACAATGTCAATGGGATCAATGGGAAAGATTTCAAGAATTGTTGGTGAATTGACGGGTTCAGTCATCACATTTGCCAGTGTTGGACAAACATCTGCACCAGGGCAAATTGCTTTAGAAGATATGCAGACTTTATTAGAGGTGATTCATCATGATTGA
- a CDS encoding Gx transporter family protein produces MNHKKTRKMIYLALLSAIAIVLHTIESAIPVPLPVGAKLGLANIISLVVIQLYGAKEMFIVNIFRVLISSLLTGVFMQNPFFISCGGVFLSSLALAIIYKFGILPMVSTSIVSAIFHNIGQVAVVAFIFSFAGMMVYVIPLLITSIPTGILTGLVAIEILKRVKKEQIQ; encoded by the coding sequence ATGAATCATAAAAAAACAAGAAAGATGATTTATTTGGCCTTATTAAGTGCCATTGCGATTGTCTTGCATACCATTGAATCAGCTATCCCTGTCCCTTTGCCCGTTGGTGCAAAACTTGGTTTAGCTAATATTATTTCCTTGGTTGTTATTCAGCTTTATGGAGCTAAAGAAATGTTTATTGTGAATATCTTTAGAGTTTTGATTTCAAGTTTATTAACAGGTGTTTTTATGCAAAACCCTTTCTTTATTAGTTGTGGAGGTGTCTTTTTAAGTAGTTTAGCCTTAGCTATTATTTATAAATTTGGTATATTACCAATGGTTTCAACTTCTATCGTTTCAGCTATTTTCCATAATATTGGACAAGTTGCAGTTGTCGCTTTTATCTTTTCTTTTGCTGGTATGATGGTTTATGTTATTCCACTACTTATTACATCTATTCCAACAGGGATTTTAACGGGGTTAGTCGCAATTGAGATACTTAAACGTGTTAAAAAGGAACAGATTCAATAG
- a CDS encoding immunoglobulin-like domain-containing protein, with protein sequence MKRIFVLCLLSFMIVGCQETKDTPTTQQETTAQLIETDDSWGIELYVEDVTSTSLTLFCSQNGGEITGELQTGEKYWIEQKVDDKWQELKPLENPVWPSDALIIQQNQLTSWDIDWQSLYGELSTGKYRIGKEIDDLREAADYDEKSYYGEFVIE encoded by the coding sequence ATGAAAAGAATTTTTGTTTTATGTCTATTATCTTTTATGATAGTAGGGTGTCAAGAAACCAAAGATACACCAACAACACAACAAGAAACAACAGCTCAATTAATTGAAACAGATGATAGTTGGGGAATTGAATTATATGTTGAAGATGTGACTTCAACTTCACTTACTTTATTTTGTAGTCAAAATGGTGGTGAAATCACCGGTGAGTTACAAACGGGTGAAAAATATTGGATTGAACAGAAGGTTGATGACAAATGGCAGGAATTAAAACCATTAGAGAATCCTGTTTGGCCATCAGATGCATTGATTATTCAACAAAATCAATTAACATCATGGGATATAGATTGGCAGTCTTTATATGGTGAATTATCAACAGGAAAGTATCGTATAGGAAAAGAAATTGATGATTTGAGAGAAGCGGCTGATTATGATGAAAAATCTTACTATGGGGAGTTTGTGATTGAATAA
- a CDS encoding helix-turn-helix domain-containing protein gives MKLGEHLFQARKKSGLSQEEVAEKLGVSRQIISKWERGIPTF, from the coding sequence ATGAAATTAGGAGAACATTTATTTCAAGCAAGAAAAAAGAGTGGCTTATCACAAGAAGAAGTTGCAGAAAAATTAGGGGTGAGTCGTCAAATCATTTCAAAATGGGAAAGGGGTATTCCGACATTTTAA
- a CDS encoding helix-turn-helix domain-containing protein, with translation MNFYDAYICKLCLRPFYHSENGKITMQVDEELKSLIHAEMMKAILKFEIRVK, from the coding sequence TTGAATTTCTATGATGCTTATATCTGTAAATTGTGCTTACGTCCATTTTACCACTCTGAAAATGGTAAAATCACTATGCAAGTTGATGAAGAATTAAAAAGTCTAATTCATGCAGAAATGATGAAAGCAATCTTGAAGTTTGAAATCAGAGTGAAGTAA
- the ltrA gene encoding group II intron reverse transcriptase/maturase: protein MKDTQDKIGYCQLSLGLLYEDSTEYDNNGEVYPISKQEISHTKNTNRFVIHEKLLETIVEDANIEKAIQRVVSNKGSGGVDKMQVAEVRTHFAQHWSYLKKLIMEGHYSPQAVKRVEIPKDNGKKRGLGIPTVTDRVIQQAIVQILTPIFEPLFSENSYGFRPRRNAHQAVRRVVDYANEGYRYTVDLDLEKYFDTVNHSRLIQILSQTIKDGRVISLIHKYLNAGVVVKHKFEETTKGVPQGGPLSPLLSNVYLNELDKEMERRGNRYVRYADDCVILFKSKRSAMRVKETVRRYLEEKLLVKVNQEKTKVAYITDIKFLGFGFYIEKSGNVRITVHKKSREKMKRRIKEITKRNRPVSSKQLGQELKLYMTGWINYYRVADMKVYLGKVDSWLRRRIRMIYWKRWKLVRTRYKNLQKLGINRKKAWEWANTRKGYWHIANSFILSRTLTNERLKSFGFISALDYYNSINL, encoded by the coding sequence ATGAAAGATACTCAGGATAAAATTGGATACTGTCAACTATCATTAGGCTTACTCTATGAAGATAGTACGGAATACGACAATAATGGAGAAGTGTATCCTATATCAAAACAAGAGATATCGCATACGAAGAACACCAATAGATTTGTAATACATGAGAAGTTACTTGAAACAATCGTAGAAGATGCCAATATAGAAAAGGCAATCCAAAGGGTTGTGAGCAATAAGGGAAGTGGTGGTGTAGATAAAATGCAAGTCGCAGAAGTTCGTACGCATTTCGCACAGCACTGGTCTTATCTAAAGAAACTCATCATGGAGGGACACTATAGTCCACAAGCCGTTAAAAGAGTAGAAATACCAAAAGATAATGGAAAGAAAAGAGGACTAGGAATTCCAACTGTGACTGACAGGGTCATTCAACAAGCGATAGTGCAAATACTTACGCCTATCTTTGAGCCACTATTCAGTGAAAACAGTTATGGATTTAGACCTCGAAGAAATGCTCATCAAGCAGTAAGAAGAGTCGTAGACTATGCCAATGAAGGATATCGATACACAGTAGACTTGGACTTGGAGAAATACTTTGATACAGTCAATCATTCAAGGCTTATACAGATACTGTCACAAACGATTAAGGATGGAAGAGTCATATCACTCATACATAAATATCTCAATGCAGGAGTCGTAGTAAAGCATAAATTCGAAGAAACGACTAAAGGCGTACCTCAAGGAGGACCACTAAGTCCATTACTATCAAATGTCTATCTTAATGAACTTGATAAAGAAATGGAAAGAAGAGGCAATAGATATGTAAGATATGCAGATGACTGTGTCATACTATTCAAAAGTAAAAGAAGTGCAATGAGAGTCAAGGAAACAGTGAGGAGGTATCTTGAAGAGAAGTTATTGGTTAAAGTCAACCAGGAGAAAACAAAAGTAGCCTATATTACTGATATAAAATTTCTAGGATTTGGATTTTATATAGAGAAGAGTGGTAACGTACGAATCACTGTTCATAAGAAATCAAGAGAAAAGATGAAAAGAAGAATCAAGGAAATCACAAAAAGAAACAGACCTGTCAGTAGTAAACAATTAGGCCAAGAATTAAAACTCTATATGACGGGATGGATAAACTATTACAGGGTAGCCGATATGAAAGTGTATCTTGGTAAAGTTGACTCATGGTTAAGACGAAGAATACGAATGATATACTGGAAGAGATGGAAACTGGTAAGGACGAGATATAAAAATCTACAAAAGTTAGGAATAAACAGGAAAAAGGCATGGGAATGGGCAAATACAAGAAAAGGCTACTGGCATATAGCCAATAGCTTTATACTCTCTAGAACACTGACAAACGAAAGACTGAAAAGCTTTGGGTTTATCAGTGCACTAGACTATTACAATTCTATAAACTTATGA
- a CDS encoding alpha/beta fold hydrolase — MKDIYYEITGKGFPILFLHGNGEDHHIFDHVVEKLSKHYQCICIDSRYHGKSIHAGELSYHQMVQDVLQVINELELEAYDVIGFSDGAITSLLLAQTDTRLKHVVSIGANTKPKAIKPFYRLTFYLQMICLAVFSLYQKKARLTFQLYKLMLTQPQIEYQQLHDISIPVLVLAGEFDMIKESDTKQIAKSLPYGILKIIRHGNHFLLRDAYLETMQEITLFLEACHQEELYENMSSTTIEDR; from the coding sequence ATGAAAGATATTTATTATGAAATAACAGGAAAAGGTTTTCCAATTCTTTTTTTACATGGAAATGGAGAAGATCATCATATTTTTGATCATGTTGTTGAAAAGTTGTCTAAGCACTATCAGTGTATTTGTATTGACTCACGCTATCATGGCAAAAGTATTCATGCTGGTGAGTTATCTTATCATCAAATGGTTCAAGATGTCTTGCAGGTTATTAATGAACTTGAATTAGAAGCCTATGATGTGATTGGTTTTAGTGATGGAGCGATTACTTCATTGTTATTGGCACAAACAGATACACGTTTAAAACATGTTGTCAGTATTGGAGCTAATACCAAACCAAAAGCGATTAAACCATTTTATCGTTTGACTTTTTATTTACAAATGATATGTCTAGCTGTCTTTTCTTTATATCAAAAGAAAGCCAGATTGACTTTCCAGTTATATAAATTAATGTTGACACAACCACAAATTGAATATCAACAGTTACATGATATTTCTATACCAGTGCTTGTATTAGCTGGAGAATTTGATATGATTAAAGAAAGTGATACGAAACAAATCGCCAAAAGTTTACCTTATGGAATTTTAAAAATAATTAGACATGGTAATCATTTTTTATTACGTGATGCTTACTTAGAAACAATGCAAGAAATCACTTTATTTTTAGAGGCTTGCCATCAGGAGGAATTGTATGAAAATATGTCAAGTACGACAATTGAAGATAGGTGA
- the rpoE gene encoding DNA-directed RNA polymerase subunit delta has product MVDYRQSSMADVAYDLMTKKKKPVDFYKLWQEVSEIKGFDQDDKDENESLFYTNITLDGRFITVGENRWDLRSRHKFDEVHIDMNDIYADEEEDPSEDDGDDGLIEDDYN; this is encoded by the coding sequence ATGGTTGATTATAGACAAAGTTCAATGGCAGATGTTGCTTATGATTTAATGACAAAAAAGAAAAAACCTGTAGATTTCTATAAATTATGGCAGGAAGTTTCTGAAATTAAAGGTTTTGATCAAGATGATAAAGATGAAAATGAATCTTTATTTTATACGAATATAACTTTAGATGGACGTTTTATTACTGTTGGTGAAAATCGTTGGGATTTAAGAAGTCGTCATAAATTTGATGAAGTGCATATTGATATGAATGATATTTATGCTGACGAGGAAGAAGACCCATCAGAAGATGATGGTGACGATGGTTTAATTGAAGATGATTATAATTAA
- a CDS encoding RNA polymerase sigma factor, translating into MSNEKLSIALHKLSIKERDVILLRYFQGMSDQEIAELYHVSRSAIYRRRSNGLNKLKTLLKERD; encoded by the coding sequence GTGTCAAACGAAAAACTTTCTATTGCTTTACATAAGTTGTCGATTAAAGAACGTGATGTAATTTTATTACGCTATTTTCAAGGTATGAGCGACCAAGAAATTGCAGAATTATATCATGTATCACGTTCTGCTATTTATCGCAGAAGAAGTAACGGATTGAACAAACTTAAAACATTATTGAAAGAAAGGGACTGA
- a CDS encoding thioredoxin family protein → MKLFGKKKETKSCCCGENCTSETMQNVENKKQEQGIKILGSGCAKCMELEKATRTAISELQIDYEIEHITDFAEIASYGVMSTPALVFNGEVISYGKVLTADEVKALLSK, encoded by the coding sequence ATGAAATTATTTGGAAAGAAAAAAGAAACAAAATCATGCTGTTGTGGTGAAAATTGCACATCAGAAACAATGCAAAATGTAGAAAACAAGAAACAAGAGCAAGGCATTAAAATATTAGGTTCAGGCTGTGCCAAATGTATGGAATTGGAAAAAGCAACTAGAACAGCAATATCTGAACTTCAAATAGATTATGAGATTGAACACATTACAGATTTTGCAGAAATCGCCAGTTATGGAGTAATGTCTACACCTGCATTGGTGTTTAATGGCGAAGTAATATCCTATGGAAAAGTATTAACCGCAGACGAAGTGAAAGCACTATTGAGTAAGTAA
- a CDS encoding HD domain-containing protein: MIDLYKAKKAFQNYISQYDMTIPSIRLKVVHTYKVMECSEYLCKQLHLSKENSDLASLIALLHDIGRFDQWMRFESFADHKTIDHALFSSQLLFEQGLIRGFIEDCQYDKIIQDAIEQHNRYRIDDGFDERSLLFIHLIRDSDKLDNFRVKEEERIEDILYVSLDKVNQEHISPAIYQQFFHQELIYAPNRQTHIDMWLSYIAFIFDLHFESSIQYIHDYHWVERSFERLQPVNPQVNQEYQTLKQIALEYIQKGVQYES, encoded by the coding sequence ATGATTGATTTATACAAAGCCAAAAAAGCATTTCAAAACTATATCAGTCAATATGATATGACGATTCCTTCCATTCGTTTAAAAGTTGTTCATACTTATAAAGTTATGGAATGTAGTGAATATCTTTGCAAGCAGTTGCATTTATCTAAAGAAAATAGTGATTTGGCTTCTTTGATAGCTCTGTTGCATGATATTGGACGTTTTGATCAATGGATGAGATTTGAAAGTTTTGCTGATCACAAAACAATTGACCATGCCTTGTTTTCTAGTCAACTTTTATTTGAACAAGGATTGATTAGAGGATTTATTGAAGATTGTCAATATGATAAGATTATTCAAGATGCGATTGAACAACATAATCGTTATCGCATTGATGATGGCTTTGATGAAAGATCATTATTATTTATTCATCTGATTCGAGATAGTGATAAATTAGATAATTTTCGTGTCAAAGAGGAAGAAAGAATTGAAGATATTTTATATGTTAGCTTAGATAAAGTTAATCAGGAGCATATTTCACCAGCCATTTATCAACAATTTTTTCATCAAGAATTGATTTATGCACCGAATCGACAAACACATATAGATATGTGGTTATCTTATATCGCATTTATCTTTGATTTACATTTTGAATCTAGCATTCAATATATTCATGATTATCATTGGGTGGAACGTTCTTTTGAACGTTTACAGCCTGTTAATCCACAAGTTAATCAGGAATATCAGACATTAAAACAAATTGCTTTAGAATATATTCAAAAAGGAGTACAGTATGAATCATAA
- a CDS encoding permease has translation MKWLNGLIGNGLSQLGLDINSRLGGSIQFFLYDVIKITILLCLLIYFISYIQSYFPPERSKKILGRFHGIGANIISALLGTVTPFCSCSSIPLFIGFTSAGLPLGVTFSFLISSPMVDLGSLVLLMSIFGAKVAFAYVIIGLIIAVIGGTLIEKLHMGKYVEDFVKNASSVDISSPTLTKKDRVQYAKEQVIGTFKKVFPYILIGVGIGAIIHNWIPEAWIESILGSNNPFGVILATLVGVPMYADIFGTIPVAEALLAKGAQLGTILSFMMAVTTLSLPSLIMLKKAVKPKLLTLFIAICTFGIIIVGYLFNIFSTLFI, from the coding sequence ATGAAATGGTTAAATGGTTTAATCGGTAATGGACTATCACAACTAGGGTTAGACATTAATAGTCGATTAGGTGGAAGTATTCAATTCTTTTTGTATGATGTAATCAAAATCACAATTTTGTTATGTTTACTGATTTACTTTATTTCGTATATTCAAAGTTACTTTCCACCAGAAAGAAGTAAGAAAATTTTAGGACGTTTTCATGGTATAGGAGCAAATATTATATCCGCATTGTTAGGAACAGTCACACCATTTTGCTCATGTTCTTCTATCCCACTATTTATAGGCTTTACAAGTGCAGGACTACCACTAGGAGTAACTTTTTCATTTTTGATTTCTTCTCCTATGGTTGATTTAGGAAGTCTTGTATTGCTAATGAGTATTTTCGGTGCTAAAGTCGCTTTTGCTTATGTAATTATCGGTTTGATAATTGCTGTGATTGGTGGTACTTTAATTGAAAAATTACACATGGGAAAATATGTGGAAGATTTTGTCAAAAATGCAAGTAGCGTTGATATTAGTTCCCCTACCTTAACCAAAAAGGACAGAGTTCAATATGCTAAAGAACAAGTGATAGGAACATTCAAAAAAGTATTTCCATACATTTTAATTGGTGTAGGGATTGGAGCAATTATCCATAATTGGATACCTGAAGCGTGGATCGAAAGTATTTTAGGAAGTAATAACCCGTTTGGTGTTATTTTAGCTACTCTTGTCGGTGTTCCTATGTATGCTGATATTTTTGGAACAATACCAGTTGCAGAGGCATTACTTGCAAAGGGGGCACAATTAGGTACAATTTTATCATTTATGATGGCTGTAACAACATTAAGTTTACCGTCTTTAATCATGCTGAAAAAAGCAGTAAAACCTAAATTATTGACCTTATTTATTGCCATTTGTACGTTTGGTATTATTATTGTAGGTTATCTCTTTAATATTTTTAGTACATTATTTATTTAA
- a CDS encoding helix-turn-helix domain-containing protein — MYLKNLLAKKNMSCYRLSKQSGIPQSTIHDLVNGKSNIMKCSVKTLYKLSTTLNIKMDDLVTCITDE; from the coding sequence ATGTATTTGAAAAATTTATTAGCCAAGAAAAACATGTCATGTTATCGTCTTTCTAAACAAAGTGGAATACCACAATCTACCATTCATGATTTAGTTAATGGCAAGTCTAATATCATGAAATGTTCTGTTAAAACGCTCTATAAATTATCTACAACCTTAAATATAAAAATGGATGATTTAGTCACTTGTATAACAGATGAATAG
- a CDS encoding ArsR/SmtB family transcription factor, which translates to MNDFSKDAKIFKALCDTKRLTILDYLKSGEKCACVLIENMNIGQSALSYHMKILCDSGIVNARQEGKWTHYSLSKSGSEYASKRLLELTTPNTENQSNCCK; encoded by the coding sequence ATGAATGATTTTTCTAAAGACGCAAAGATTTTTAAGGCTCTTTGTGATACAAAAAGGCTTACTATTTTAGACTACTTAAAGAGTGGGGAAAAATGTGCGTGTGTTCTAATTGAAAACATGAACATAGGACAATCAGCTTTATCTTATCACATGAAAATACTTTGCGACTCTGGTATTGTTAATGCAAGACAAGAGGGTAAATGGACGCATTACAGCCTAAGTAAAAGTGGAAGTGAATATGCGTCAAAACGATTGTTAGAATTAACAACACCAAATACTGAAAATCAATCAAATTGTTGCAAATAA
- the glpK gene encoding glycerol kinase GlpK has protein sequence MKEYILAIDQGTTSTRAILFDQNGKLCHMQQREFKQYFPHSGWVEHDAKEIWNSVVEVVQSLFTIDNIQSQQIKAIGITNQRETTVVWDKTTGEPIYHAIVWQSRQSQDICDELIEKGYSPMIQEKTGLIINPYFSASKIRWILDHVDHVNVDNLLFGTIDTWLIWKLTGGKVHATDYTNASRTLLYNIHDLKWDEDLLKLFDIPQNMLPEVKASSGIYGYSDETLISGLHFRAPICGVAGDQQASLFGHACFQSGDIKNTYGTGCFILMNTGQEPVISDNGLLTTIAWGIDGQVTYALEGSVFIGGSVMQWLRDGLQLFQNVSETETMAKSLQDNEGVYLVPAFVGLGTPYWDNDVRGTMFGLTRGTTRQHIVRAALESICYQSRDVIEVMQKEANMALTSLSVDGGATQNEFLMQYQSDILNIDIVKPSVKETTALGAAYLAGLAIGFYQSQEDIKKKHQISKTYHATMEPQKALYYYQQWQKAIQATCLFK, from the coding sequence ATGAAAGAATATATTTTAGCGATTGATCAAGGAACAACAAGTACCCGTGCTATTTTATTTGACCAAAATGGTAAGTTATGCCATATGCAACAAAGAGAGTTTAAACAATATTTCCCTCATTCAGGATGGGTCGAACATGATGCTAAAGAAATATGGAACTCAGTGGTAGAAGTGGTACAATCATTATTTACAATTGATAATATTCAATCTCAACAAATCAAAGCAATTGGCATTACGAATCAAAGAGAAACAACAGTTGTATGGGATAAAACTACAGGAGAACCTATTTATCATGCGATTGTTTGGCAGTCACGTCAGTCACAGGATATTTGTGATGAATTGATTGAAAAAGGATATAGTCCAATGATTCAAGAAAAAACTGGATTGATTATAAATCCTTATTTTAGTGCCAGTAAAATCAGATGGATTTTAGATCATGTAGATCATGTCAATGTGGATAATCTTTTATTTGGAACGATTGATACATGGTTGATTTGGAAATTGACAGGTGGAAAGGTTCATGCGACAGATTATACGAATGCCTCAAGAACTTTACTTTATAATATTCATGATTTAAAATGGGATGAAGATTTATTGAAATTATTTGATATTCCTCAAAATATGTTACCAGAAGTCAAAGCTTCATCAGGTATTTATGGATATAGTGATGAAACATTGATTAGTGGACTTCATTTTAGAGCGCCTATTTGTGGTGTGGCTGGAGATCAACAGGCATCCTTATTTGGACACGCATGTTTTCAATCAGGGGATATAAAAAATACTTATGGAACAGGATGTTTTATTTTAATGAATACTGGTCAAGAACCTGTTATTTCTGATAATGGTTTATTAACGACAATTGCATGGGGCATTGATGGCCAGGTAACTTATGCATTGGAAGGTTCCGTTTTTATTGGTGGAAGTGTGATGCAGTGGTTGAGAGATGGTTTACAGCTCTTTCAAAATGTTAGTGAAACGGAGACAATGGCAAAATCTTTACAAGATAACGAAGGGGTTTATCTTGTACCTGCTTTTGTGGGTTTAGGAACACCTTATTGGGACAATGATGTGAGAGGAACGATGTTTGGTTTAACAAGGGGAACAACGCGTCAACATATTGTACGTGCGGCATTGGAATCTATCTGTTATCAAAGTCGAGATGTGATTGAAGTCATGCAAAAGGAAGCCAATATGGCACTCACAAGTTTATCGGTGGATGGTGGCGCAACCCAAAATGAGTTTTTAATGCAATATCAAAGTGATATTTTAAATATAGATATTGTAAAACCATCAGTAAAAGAAACAACAGCTTTAGGAGCAGCTTATTTGGCAGGTTTAGCTATTGGTTTTTATCAAAGTCAAGAAGATATAAAAAAGAAACATCAAATATCAAAGACTTATCATGCCACTATGGAACCACAAAAAGCTTTATATTATTATCAACAATGGCAAAAGGCTATTCAAGCAACTTGTCTATTTAAATAA
- a CDS encoding class I SAM-dependent DNA methyltransferase, giving the protein MKILEPLCGSGRFLVPFLERGFDICGMDLSAEMLTKLKEKAPTAKVIQADILKYDSGEKFDYIFICSGSVSLFTNMKMCKEILQKMKCLLKKDGKFVFAVETVADRCPDDLDYKTLISVKTEEGYELILKMKNYYDEKTHTQYSPSIYELYAETKLIQKEEMDFQTHLYELGELEPYLYEIGFAKVTVYSSYDKVIAENNQTKMFLYECSF; this is encoded by the coding sequence ATGAAAATTTTAGAACCTTTATGTGGAAGTGGAAGATTCTTAGTTCCCTTTTTGGAAAGAGGATTTGATATATGTGGAATGGATTTGTCTGCTGAAATGCTTACAAAATTAAAAGAAAAAGCACCCACTGCAAAGGTGATTCAAGCGGACATTTTAAAATATGATTCAGGAGAAAAATTCGATTATATTTTTATATGTTCTGGTTCAGTATCCTTATTTACTAATATGAAGATGTGCAAAGAAATTTTGCAAAAGATGAAATGCCTGTTAAAAAAAGATGGCAAATTTGTTTTTGCAGTTGAAACAGTCGCAGATAGATGTCCGGATGATTTAGATTACAAGACTTTAATATCTGTCAAGACAGAAGAAGGATATGAATTGATACTTAAGATGAAAAATTACTATGATGAAAAAACTCATACACAGTATTCCCCAAGTATTTATGAATTGTATGCCGAAACAAAATTGATACAGAAAGAAGAAATGGATTTTCAAACGCATCTATATGAATTGGGAGAGTTAGAACCTTATTTATACGAGATAGGATTTGCTAAAGTAACGGTGTATTCGTCTTATGATAAAGTGATTGCGGAAAATAATCAGACCAAAATGTTTTTGTATGAATGTTCGTTTTGA